A window from Listeria seeligeri serovar 1/2b str. SLCC3954 encodes these proteins:
- a CDS encoding pyrimidine-nucleoside phosphorylase: MRMVDIISKKRDGKALSTEEIQFFIDGYTNGEIPDYQASALAMAIFFQDMNDEERADLTMAMVGSGDTIDLSAIEGIKVDKHSTGGVGDTTTLVLAPLVAAVGVPVAKMSGRGLGHTGGTIDKLESIAGFHIELDKKDFINLVNRDKVAVIGQSGNLTPADKKMYALRDVTGTVNSIPLIASSIMSKKIAAGADAIVLDVKTGAGAFMKTDEDAENLAHAMVRIGNNVGRNTMAVISDMSQPLGEAIGNALEVKEAIDTLKGEGPKDLTELVLVLGSQMVVLAKQAETLEEARAKLIEVIENGAALEKFKTFLANQGGDASIVDHPEKLPQAKFQIEVPAKTSGFVSKIIADEIGIAAMILGAGRATKEDEINLAVGLMLRKKVGDPVKAGEPLVTIFADQEDVENVKAKIYENIEISNQAVAPTLIHKVITE, translated from the coding sequence GTGAGAATGGTGGATATTATTTCCAAAAAAAGGGATGGTAAAGCTTTATCAACCGAAGAAATTCAGTTTTTCATTGATGGGTATACGAATGGGGAAATTCCAGATTATCAAGCAAGTGCTCTAGCCATGGCCATCTTTTTCCAAGATATGAATGACGAGGAGCGCGCCGATTTAACAATGGCAATGGTTGGCTCCGGAGATACGATTGATTTATCCGCAATTGAAGGAATCAAAGTCGATAAACATAGTACAGGCGGTGTAGGCGATACAACAACACTTGTTCTTGCCCCACTAGTTGCAGCAGTCGGCGTTCCAGTTGCAAAAATGTCCGGTCGTGGCTTAGGTCATACTGGTGGAACTATTGATAAACTAGAATCAATCGCAGGTTTCCACATTGAACTAGACAAAAAAGATTTTATTAATTTAGTCAATCGCGATAAAGTAGCCGTTATTGGGCAATCAGGTAATTTAACTCCTGCTGATAAAAAAATGTACGCGCTTCGTGATGTAACAGGAACCGTTAATTCCATCCCGTTAATCGCCAGCTCGATTATGAGTAAAAAAATTGCTGCCGGTGCAGACGCCATCGTGCTTGATGTGAAAACAGGTGCTGGTGCATTTATGAAAACCGATGAAGATGCCGAAAATCTAGCTCATGCAATGGTTCGAATCGGCAATAATGTCGGTCGTAATACAATGGCCGTTATTTCTGACATGTCTCAACCACTTGGTGAAGCAATCGGAAACGCCCTAGAAGTCAAAGAAGCAATTGATACGTTAAAAGGAGAAGGTCCAAAAGACTTAACCGAATTAGTATTAGTTTTAGGTAGCCAAATGGTTGTCTTAGCAAAACAAGCGGAAACACTAGAAGAAGCGCGCGCCAAGCTAATCGAAGTAATCGAAAACGGTGCAGCATTAGAAAAATTCAAGACCTTCCTTGCTAACCAAGGTGGCGACGCAAGCATTGTCGATCATCCTGAAAAACTTCCACAAGCTAAATTCCAAATCGAAGTTCCAGCAAAAACATCCGGCTTTGTAAGCAAAATTATCGCTGACGAAATTGGAATCGCGGCAATGATCTTAGGTGCTGGACGCGCAACAAAAGAAGACGAAATTAATCTAGCGGTCGGTTTAATGCTCCGTAAAAAAGTAGGAGACCCTGTCAAAGCAGGCGAACCACTAGTAACGATTTTTGCAGACCAAGAAGATGTAGAAAACGTTAAAGCAAAAATCTACGAAAACATTGAAATTTCCAATCAAGCAGTAGCACCAACCCTTATTCATAAAGTAATTACAGAATAA
- a CDS encoding PTS sugar transporter subunit IIA, whose protein sequence is MKAIFVCTHGNAAKELIHSAEMICGIQENTSFVSFDEGESAENLQTKIIAEVGKLDLTEGILFLTDLKGGTPFNALVRLLANYHQTELVTGVNIPLLLEVFLGRETFTLAELAKQATDTGKLGIYQYVTPVEEVEEDF, encoded by the coding sequence ATGAAAGCAATTTTTGTTTGCACACATGGGAATGCCGCAAAAGAATTAATTCATTCAGCTGAAATGATTTGCGGTATTCAAGAAAATACAAGTTTTGTATCGTTTGATGAAGGTGAATCAGCTGAAAATCTACAGACGAAAATAATTGCTGAAGTAGGAAAACTTGATTTGACAGAAGGGATTTTATTTCTAACTGATTTAAAAGGTGGTACCCCGTTCAACGCATTAGTTCGACTTTTAGCGAATTATCACCAAACAGAACTTGTCACCGGAGTCAATATCCCATTGTTACTAGAAGTGTTTTTAGGCAGAGAAACATTTACTTTAGCTGAACTAGCAAAACAAGCAACTGACACAGGCAAGTTGGGGATTTATCAATATGTCACCCCAGTGGAAGAAGTAGAAGAAGATTTTTAG
- a CDS encoding substrate-binding domain-containing protein, with product MAATIREIAEKTGVSITTISQILNGKGERFSDLTRAKVLKTAKEMSYKPNFFAKNMIVSHTNTIGMIVPEVTDPFFSQMVKGAEDYLNKEGYMIMLCNSSNDKAREDLYVEELLHRAVDGLIIASPNILLSGVIARMEEKRAPYILLDRQRNPRPEGNIAIDDFKGGFMATEHLINLGHTNIGIIISDTSFYNVHERYEGYLACMKKYHLVVEESWIVSGDQTMNAGYVATQKLLTESITAIFATNDLMAMGTYRAALEKGLNVPNDLSVIGFDDIELSEYMTPPLTTIRQPIYGIGAIAAELLLKNIQNPTEKLENRLLDISLINRSSTKSIDNK from the coding sequence ATGGCTGCAACCATCCGCGAAATAGCAGAAAAAACAGGCGTTTCGATTACGACCATTTCTCAAATTTTGAATGGCAAAGGAGAACGATTTAGCGATTTAACCCGCGCGAAAGTTCTTAAAACAGCAAAAGAAATGTCATACAAACCAAATTTTTTCGCTAAAAATATGATTGTTAGTCACACAAACACCATCGGGATGATTGTTCCGGAAGTCACCGATCCATTTTTTTCACAAATGGTTAAAGGGGCGGAAGATTACTTAAATAAAGAAGGTTATATGATTATGCTCTGTAACTCTTCTAATGATAAAGCGCGCGAAGATTTATACGTAGAAGAATTATTACACCGGGCTGTCGATGGCTTAATTATCGCCAGCCCGAATATTCTGCTTTCTGGCGTCATTGCTCGCATGGAAGAAAAGCGCGCCCCGTACATTTTACTCGATCGGCAGCGTAATCCTCGTCCGGAAGGCAATATTGCTATTGACGATTTTAAAGGCGGATTCATGGCAACCGAACATTTAATTAATCTCGGGCATACAAATATTGGTATTATTATTTCAGACACGTCTTTCTATAATGTACACGAACGTTATGAAGGATATTTAGCATGCATGAAAAAATATCATCTCGTTGTAGAAGAAAGTTGGATTGTGAGCGGGGACCAAACGATGAATGCTGGTTATGTTGCTACACAAAAATTATTAACAGAGAGTATCACAGCGATTTTTGCGACCAATGATTTAATGGCAATGGGGACATATCGTGCTGCTCTTGAAAAAGGCCTAAATGTTCCAAATGATTTAAGTGTGATTGGCTTTGATGATATTGAACTTTCCGAATATATGACGCCACCGCTTACGACAATTCGCCAGCCGATTTATGGAATTGGCGCGATAGCTGCAGAACTATTACTAAAAAATATTCAAAACCCAACCGAGAAATTAGAGAATCGTTTACTCGATATTTCTCTAATCAATCGAAGCAGTACAAAAAGTATTGACAACAAGTAA
- the ilvA gene encoding threonine ammonia-lyase, which yields MELVDLLVTEKDVEQAYNVLKSVVKHTPLEYDFYLSEKYHCNVYLKREDLQRVRSFKLRGAFYAISRLSAEKLERGVVCASAGNHAQGVAYTCKRMTVPATIFMPTTTPQQKVSQVKFFGGSNVEVVLTGDTFDASAAAAKKFAEEHEQAFIPPFDDPDIIAGQGSLAVEMVADLNKAHEQADYVFAGIGGGGLISGVATYLKAKSPITKIIGVEPEGAPSMTEALKQNQVVVLDKIDKFVDGAAVREVGNLTFEHAKVLVDEVTTVSEGSVCSTILDMYTKQAIVAEPAGALSVAALETYRDEIKDKTVVCIISGGNNDINRMQEIEERSLLHEGLKHYFIVNFSQRPGALKEFVNDVLGPHDDITKFEYTKKVNRGNGPVIIGVLLQDKNDYEGLLDRVAAFDPSYIPINDNQTLYTLLV from the coding sequence ATGGAATTAGTTGATTTATTAGTAACTGAAAAAGATGTCGAACAAGCCTATAACGTGCTAAAATCTGTCGTCAAACATACACCGCTCGAATATGATTTTTATCTTTCCGAAAAATATCATTGCAACGTGTATTTAAAACGAGAAGATTTACAACGCGTTCGCTCCTTCAAATTACGAGGTGCTTTTTATGCGATTTCACGACTTTCAGCGGAGAAATTAGAACGGGGAGTTGTTTGTGCAAGTGCAGGAAACCACGCGCAAGGAGTCGCCTATACGTGTAAAAGAATGACTGTACCCGCAACGATTTTCATGCCAACCACCACCCCGCAACAAAAAGTATCACAAGTGAAGTTTTTCGGTGGCAGTAATGTCGAAGTTGTTTTAACCGGAGATACATTCGATGCTTCTGCTGCAGCGGCAAAAAAATTCGCCGAAGAGCATGAACAAGCATTTATCCCGCCATTTGATGATCCAGATATTATCGCTGGTCAAGGTTCGCTTGCTGTTGAAATGGTAGCAGATTTAAATAAGGCGCATGAGCAAGCCGATTATGTATTTGCTGGAATTGGTGGTGGTGGTTTAATTAGTGGTGTCGCTACCTACTTAAAAGCCAAAAGCCCAATTACCAAAATTATCGGTGTAGAACCTGAGGGCGCTCCTTCGATGACAGAAGCGTTAAAACAAAACCAAGTCGTTGTATTAGATAAGATTGACAAATTCGTTGATGGTGCTGCTGTTAGAGAAGTCGGTAATTTAACATTTGAGCATGCCAAAGTGTTAGTAGATGAAGTTACAACTGTTTCTGAAGGCTCAGTTTGTTCGACGATTTTAGATATGTATACAAAACAAGCTATAGTTGCCGAACCAGCCGGAGCCCTTTCCGTTGCAGCACTTGAAACTTATCGCGATGAAATTAAAGACAAAACCGTTGTCTGCATTATCAGCGGCGGTAACAATGATATAAACCGGATGCAAGAAATTGAAGAACGTTCCTTGCTTCATGAAGGATTAAAACATTACTTTATCGTTAATTTCTCTCAAAGACCAGGCGCACTAAAAGAGTTCGTTAACGATGTACTCGGTCCGCACGATGATATTACTAAGTTTGAATATACCAAAAAAGTGAATCGTGGTAACGGACCTGTTATCATTGGCGTACTTCTACAAGATAAAAATGATTATGAAGGATTGCTTGATCGAGTAGCTGCCTTTGATCCAAGTTATATTCCTATAAATGATAACCAAACTCTTTATACGCTACTTGTTTAA
- a CDS encoding sugar-binding transcriptional regulator: MDKQKEQLSVEVARLYYQADFGQQEIAARLGVSRPTVSRLLQNAKTKGYVKIEVQDPFANLTELATALKEKYQLKNVTVAFSQTSDYTEITKQISQSAAEYLTEIIRDGDILGVSWGTTMYKIAQKLTPSKTEIKVVQLKGGVSHSDVNTYAAETLALFGTSFDTSPVSLPLPVVLDNPVAKQMVEADRHIKNIIDLGKKANVAIFTVGTVRDEALLFRLGYFSDVEKNRLKEKAVGDICSRFFTINGEVADQKMDERTIGINLQDLKQKETTILVAGGERKLKAIHGALRGGYANHFITDQFTAKNLLEQNFID; the protein is encoded by the coding sequence ATGGACAAACAAAAAGAGCAGCTTAGTGTGGAAGTTGCGAGACTATATTATCAAGCTGATTTTGGCCAACAAGAAATTGCAGCTAGGCTTGGTGTTTCGCGACCGACTGTTTCCAGACTACTACAAAATGCCAAAACAAAAGGCTATGTTAAAATCGAAGTCCAAGATCCATTTGCGAATCTCACCGAACTAGCAACAGCTTTAAAAGAAAAATACCAACTAAAAAATGTTACCGTTGCTTTTAGTCAAACAAGTGACTACACAGAAATAACCAAGCAAATTAGCCAAAGTGCGGCAGAATATTTAACAGAAATTATCCGTGACGGCGACATTCTAGGTGTAAGTTGGGGAACAACCATGTATAAAATTGCCCAAAAACTCACCCCTTCAAAAACTGAAATAAAAGTAGTACAGTTAAAAGGTGGCGTTAGTCATTCGGATGTTAATACATATGCTGCGGAAACTTTAGCGCTATTTGGAACTTCTTTTGATACGTCGCCTGTTTCATTACCACTCCCGGTTGTGCTGGACAATCCAGTGGCTAAACAAATGGTCGAAGCAGATAGACACATTAAAAATATTATTGACCTAGGAAAAAAAGCAAATGTGGCCATTTTTACAGTGGGAACAGTGCGCGACGAGGCTCTACTATTTCGATTAGGCTACTTTTCTGATGTGGAAAAAAATCGCTTAAAAGAAAAAGCAGTTGGCGATATTTGTTCAAGATTTTTCACTATTAACGGAGAAGTCGCTGATCAGAAAATGGATGAACGGACCATTGGCATTAATTTGCAAGACTTAAAACAAAAAGAAACTACCATTCTCGTAGCAGGTGGCGAGCGGAAATTAAAAGCGATTCACGGCGCGCTTCGTGGTGGGTATGCCAATCACTTTATTACAGACCAATTTACTGCGAAAAACTTACTTGAACAAAATTTCATAGATTAG
- a CDS encoding SIS domain-containing protein — MKNMDYYIRSEQAVYQHIISNRKVILKELLEMKHQDYRAVVIFATGSSSNAAFAAELYMSAKLQIPVYVEEPSVSANYMLHLNKDTLYIAISQGGHSYSTIHLVEEIERSGGTVFTLTSDLESPIAKKATNVISMGMDKEEMPYVTLGYSATILVLNLLALEMAQLQGKVQATDYETDLSEMQAIARELPQVIEKAASWVDSHTAELMEAKRIFFIGYGAAYGVAREGETKVTETIRITAFGKELEEYMHGPYIGLAPEDYIIFIEPQGLLENRADKLKDFLVGHVEKVRTIYAGVGKKQTSDLELNLQVNELLTPLFMTIPVHLLSFKISQEKNVNLEISAFPEFDEITKSKI; from the coding sequence ATGAAAAATATGGATTATTACATTAGGTCAGAACAAGCGGTTTATCAGCATATTATCAGTAACCGTAAAGTGATTTTAAAAGAGTTACTCGAAATGAAACATCAAGATTATCGAGCTGTCGTTATTTTTGCGACAGGTTCAAGTTCAAATGCAGCCTTTGCAGCAGAGCTTTATATGAGCGCGAAATTACAAATTCCAGTTTATGTAGAAGAACCATCAGTTTCGGCAAATTATATGTTGCATTTGAATAAAGACACATTGTACATCGCCATTTCGCAAGGTGGGCATAGTTACTCAACTATTCATTTAGTGGAGGAAATTGAACGAAGCGGTGGAACAGTTTTCACACTCACAAGCGATTTAGAAAGTCCAATCGCTAAAAAAGCAACCAATGTAATTAGTATGGGAATGGATAAGGAAGAAATGCCTTATGTCACGCTTGGCTATAGTGCCACCATCCTTGTTTTAAACCTATTAGCGCTTGAAATGGCACAGTTACAAGGAAAAGTCCAAGCTACTGATTACGAAACTGATCTTAGTGAAATGCAAGCAATTGCTCGTGAGTTACCCCAAGTTATTGAAAAAGCAGCAAGTTGGGTTGATTCGCATACTGCGGAATTAATGGAAGCAAAACGAATTTTTTTCATCGGATATGGTGCAGCTTATGGGGTTGCTCGTGAGGGAGAAACAAAAGTAACAGAAACCATTCGTATCACGGCTTTTGGTAAGGAATTAGAAGAGTACATGCATGGCCCGTATATCGGTTTAGCGCCAGAAGATTATATTATTTTCATCGAACCACAAGGCTTACTTGAAAATAGAGCCGACAAACTAAAAGACTTTTTAGTAGGGCATGTTGAAAAAGTTCGGACAATCTATGCTGGGGTAGGTAAAAAGCAAACGTCTGATTTAGAACTTAATTTGCAAGTGAATGAGCTACTTACTCCGCTATTTATGACGATTCCGGTCCATTTATTATCTTTTAAAATCTCTCAAGAAAAAAATGTGAACTTAGAAATATCTGCTTTTCCAGAATTTGATGAAATAACAAAATCCAAAATATAA
- the budA gene encoding acetolactate decarboxylase — translation MDTVRKNRLFQHSTMAALVGGLFSGTTSFKELLQHGDLGIGTLDEFDGELIILDGEAFQIRSDGHAYKVKPEDTTPYASTTFFDADTSFKVSEPTSKQVVEEKIADLVQGPNVFYAVKMTGNFRYVDTRVVPKQQRPYPPLIEAVKEQPTYHFEYITGTIVGFWTPAYISGIGVSGYHVHFIDDMRKIGGHVFDYEMLEGTVEVAQQTEFELQLPQTTEFLRSDLSTPDMLEQIEAAEN, via the coding sequence ATGGACACAGTAAGAAAAAATCGATTATTTCAACATTCAACAATGGCGGCACTTGTCGGCGGGTTATTTAGTGGGACAACTAGTTTCAAAGAATTACTCCAACACGGCGACCTTGGTATCGGAACGCTTGACGAATTTGACGGAGAACTAATTATTTTAGATGGTGAAGCTTTTCAAATCCGTTCAGACGGGCATGCTTATAAAGTAAAGCCAGAAGACACAACGCCATACGCCAGCACTACTTTCTTTGATGCAGATACTTCTTTTAAAGTGTCAGAACCTACCTCAAAACAAGTTGTTGAGGAAAAAATTGCAGATTTAGTACAAGGACCGAATGTATTTTATGCTGTGAAAATGACAGGAAACTTCCGATATGTTGATACTCGAGTTGTCCCAAAACAACAAAGACCTTATCCGCCATTAATTGAAGCGGTGAAAGAACAACCAACGTATCATTTTGAATATATTACTGGTACGATTGTCGGTTTTTGGACCCCTGCTTATATAAGCGGAATTGGTGTCTCTGGTTACCATGTTCATTTTATTGATGATATGCGTAAAATTGGTGGTCATGTGTTTGACTACGAGATGTTAGAGGGTACAGTCGAAGTTGCACAACAAACAGAATTCGAATTACAATTACCACAAACAACGGAATTTCTTAGAAGTGATTTAAGTACGCCGGATATGTTGGAACAGATTGAAGCTGCGGAAAATTAA
- the deoC gene encoding deoxyribose-phosphate aldolase, whose translation MNIAKMIDHTALKPDTTKEQILTLTKEAREFGFASVCVNPTWVKLSAEQLAGRESVVCTVIGFPLGANTPELKAFEVKDAIQNGAKEVDMVINIGALKDKNDELVERDIHAVVEAAKGHALVKVIIETCLLTDEEKVRACEIAVKAGTDFVKTSTGFSTGGATAEDIALMRKTVGPNIGVKASGGIRTKEDVEKMIEAGATRIGASAGVAIVSGEKSAKPDNY comes from the coding sequence ATGAATATTGCTAAAATGATTGACCACACAGCCCTAAAACCGGACACAACGAAAGAACAAATTTTAACACTTACCAAAGAAGCGAGAGAATTCGGCTTTGCTTCCGTTTGTGTTAATCCGACTTGGGTGAAATTATCTGCGGAACAATTAGCAGGAAGAGAATCAGTTGTTTGTACTGTTATTGGCTTCCCGCTTGGAGCAAACACACCAGAACTAAAAGCTTTTGAAGTAAAAGACGCTATCCAAAACGGCGCTAAAGAAGTCGATATGGTCATCAATATTGGTGCGTTAAAAGATAAAAATGACGAGCTAGTGGAACGCGACATCCACGCTGTAGTTGAAGCGGCAAAAGGCCACGCGCTAGTCAAAGTTATTATCGAAACATGCCTGTTAACAGATGAAGAAAAAGTTCGCGCTTGTGAAATCGCTGTAAAAGCAGGAACAGACTTTGTTAAAACATCTACTGGATTTTCAACTGGTGGCGCAACTGCAGAAGATATCGCTCTAATGCGCAAAACAGTTGGACCAAATATTGGCGTAAAAGCATCTGGTGGAATTCGCACAAAAGAAGACGTTGAGAAAATGATTGAAGCCGGCGCAACTCGAATTGGTGCAAGCGCAGGAGTCGCAATCGTTTCCGGCGAAAAATCAGCTAAACCAGATAATTACTAA
- the leuD gene encoding 3-isopropylmalate dehydratase small subunit has product MEAIKVHIGKTVALMNDNIDTDQIIPKSFLKRIERTGFGEFLFDSWRYLPNRKPNPDFPLNAPDRQEATILITGDNFGCGSSREHAAWALLDYRFRVIIAGSYSDIFYMNCTKNGVLPIVLPKETREKLAEIPADEQVTIDLPNQEIISSVGTYPFEIDATWKNKFINGLDDIAITFEHIDAIKAYEQKVDSI; this is encoded by the coding sequence GTGGAAGCAATTAAAGTACACATTGGCAAAACAGTAGCACTTATGAATGATAACATTGATACCGACCAAATTATTCCAAAAAGTTTCCTAAAACGCATCGAGCGTACTGGTTTTGGTGAATTTCTCTTTGACAGTTGGCGCTATTTGCCAAACCGAAAACCAAATCCAGATTTTCCGTTAAATGCACCAGATAGACAAGAGGCAACTATTTTAATTACAGGTGATAATTTTGGCTGCGGCTCCTCTCGCGAACATGCTGCTTGGGCTTTGCTTGATTACCGGTTCCGAGTTATTATTGCAGGAAGTTACAGTGATATTTTTTATATGAATTGTACCAAAAATGGTGTGCTTCCAATCGTTCTTCCAAAAGAAACGCGCGAAAAATTAGCGGAAATCCCGGCCGATGAACAAGTAACAATTGATTTACCAAACCAAGAAATTATTAGTTCAGTTGGAACCTATCCATTCGAAATAGACGCAACATGGAAAAATAAATTTATTAATGGATTAGACGATATTGCTATTACATTTGAACATATTGATGCAATTAAAGCGTACGAACAAAAAGTCGATTCGATTTAA
- a CDS encoding PTS system mannose/fructose/sorbose family transporter subunit IID codes for MKMKSSDVLTKKDLMKVFWRSFTMEWSWNYERQSNMGYGFSMLPALNKIFKNDKEKRISSYQRHLEFYNVTPWLSTFPLGISIAMEEQSAKDETFDTDSINNIKVALMGPLSGIGDSFFWGTLRVIATGIGTSLALQGNILGPILFLLIFNIPAILTRYYGLFIGYNIGANFIEKIQKTGLMDKLSYGASIIGLGVVGAMVATMVNINMPMKFGSGDEAVTVQSVFDGIVPGILALAFTFFIFWLDKKGLKAHWILLLIAGIGILGAYTGLLK; via the coding sequence ATGAAGATGAAGAGTTCTGATGTACTAACGAAAAAAGATTTAATGAAAGTTTTTTGGCGCTCGTTCACGATGGAATGGTCATGGAACTATGAACGACAATCCAACATGGGTTATGGCTTTTCGATGCTACCAGCACTAAACAAAATTTTTAAAAATGATAAGGAAAAACGAATTTCCTCATATCAGAGACATTTAGAATTTTATAATGTGACACCATGGCTTTCTACTTTTCCACTTGGGATTTCGATTGCAATGGAAGAACAATCAGCGAAAGATGAGACATTTGATACAGATTCCATCAATAATATCAAAGTAGCGTTGATGGGACCACTAAGCGGTATTGGCGATTCCTTTTTCTGGGGAACATTACGAGTTATCGCAACTGGGATTGGAACCTCACTTGCATTACAAGGAAATATTTTAGGACCGATTTTGTTCCTTCTTATTTTCAATATTCCAGCTATTCTGACTCGTTATTATGGTTTATTCATTGGTTACAATATTGGTGCAAACTTTATTGAAAAAATCCAAAAGACTGGGTTGATGGATAAATTATCTTACGGTGCTTCGATTATTGGTTTAGGTGTTGTTGGAGCAATGGTTGCGACGATGGTTAACATCAATATGCCAATGAAATTTGGTTCAGGAGATGAAGCCGTAACCGTTCAAAGTGTTTTCGATGGTATTGTCCCTGGAATTTTAGCGTTAGCATTTACATTCTTTATTTTTTGGTTAGATAAAAAAGGTTTGAAAGCACATTGGATTCTGTTATTAATTGCAGGAATTGGTATTTTAGGTGCTTATACAGGCTTATTAAAATAA
- a CDS encoding SIS domain-containing protein codes for MLKFDEQKVLENMEGALKLRPQINEIVDEIQNRGFSNICWLGIGGTYASAMQAVVHMKEKTALETFYENAAVFLTTGNKRVTKDTLVVISSVTGSTEEVVDAVKKCNEIGATVLGFIDKSEAELAKLVDHLISYPLNEQLKFFMVADRFMYLAGEFDEYDEFYQEMDQHFAKGIVAVEKSADEFGKAFAQKHHQDDIHYFVGAGNQWGATYSYAMCYWEEQHWIKTKSIEAHEFFHGMFEIVERDTPVTIYVTEDSQRSLSERVAKFIPQICANYTVIDAKDYELPGISPKFRGALSPFIIHAVNNRIDVHVEQINCHPMEIRRYYRQLDY; via the coding sequence GTGTTAAAGTTTGATGAACAAAAAGTGTTGGAAAATATGGAAGGGGCGTTAAAATTACGTCCGCAAATTAATGAAATAGTTGATGAAATTCAGAATCGTGGTTTCAGTAATATTTGCTGGCTCGGAATTGGTGGAACTTATGCGTCTGCTATGCAAGCTGTTGTTCATATGAAAGAAAAAACAGCACTTGAAACTTTTTATGAAAATGCAGCAGTGTTTTTAACAACTGGAAATAAACGAGTGACAAAAGATACGTTAGTTGTAATTTCGTCTGTCACAGGTAGCACAGAAGAAGTAGTAGATGCAGTCAAAAAATGTAATGAAATTGGTGCAACGGTATTGGGATTCATTGACAAAAGTGAGGCAGAACTTGCGAAACTGGTAGACCACTTAATTTCTTACCCATTAAACGAACAACTGAAATTCTTCATGGTCGCTGATCGCTTCATGTACTTAGCGGGAGAATTTGACGAGTATGATGAATTTTACCAAGAAATGGATCAACATTTTGCCAAAGGGATTGTCGCTGTAGAGAAATCAGCGGACGAATTTGGGAAAGCTTTTGCGCAGAAACACCACCAAGATGACATTCACTATTTTGTTGGAGCGGGAAATCAGTGGGGCGCAACTTATTCATACGCAATGTGTTACTGGGAAGAACAACACTGGATTAAAACGAAATCAATTGAAGCGCATGAATTTTTCCACGGCATGTTTGAAATTGTCGAACGCGATACGCCTGTAACTATTTATGTAACAGAAGATAGCCAGCGCTCGCTTAGTGAACGAGTAGCGAAGTTCATTCCGCAAATCTGTGCTAACTATACGGTCATTGACGCTAAAGATTATGAACTACCAGGGATTTCTCCAAAATTCAGAGGGGCGCTTTCACCATTTATTATCCATGCAGTCAATAATCGAATTGATGTCCATGTGGAGCAAATTAACTGTCATCCAATGGAAATTAGAAGATATTATCGTCAGCTAGACTATTAA